A single window of Leptospira neocaledonica DNA harbors:
- a CDS encoding LA_2478/LA_2722/LA_4182 family protein, which yields MLSVIQMKFISILVFSVFILSCRKGPSLSKEEVKGLSQNYIKELCKKNLECSAQYLESLPTGEQNAAKSGFSSLDQCMAEQSNQSILTDDYEKITDQQIEKIKRCMDDLLKTPCSEMEQAGGIPSCRDLFPDGG from the coding sequence ATGCTTTCAGTGATCCAAATGAAATTTATCTCTATCCTAGTATTTTCAGTCTTTATTCTTTCGTGTAGAAAGGGGCCTTCCTTGTCCAAAGAGGAAGTAAAAGGACTCAGTCAAAACTATATTAAAGAGTTGTGTAAAAAGAATTTAGAATGTTCCGCCCAATATCTGGAATCTCTTCCTACCGGAGAGCAGAACGCCGCAAAGTCCGGATTCTCTTCCTTGGACCAATGTATGGCGGAACAAAGTAACCAGTCCATTCTTACCGACGATTATGAAAAAATCACCGATCAGCAGATCGAAAAAATCAAAAGATGTATGGACGATCTTCTCAAGACTCCTTGTTCCGAAATGGAGCAGGCAGGCGGAATCCCATCTTGTAGGGATTTGTTCCCGGATGGGGGTTAA
- the lmtA gene encoding lipid A Kdo2 1-phosphate O-methyltransferase — protein sequence MALIEELDQQGNFLFRWRSYIPGFILLLCLYSLSKFEFLEDSYETNLYYAAACFVVSLLGLAVRCFVIGYAPARTSGRNTKEQVADVVNQEGIYSLVRHPLYLGNFLMYLGPVLYFRDVPLLIVFSLFFGFYYERIMFAEEKFLRDKFGQDYLNWADKIPAFIPKFSGYVKPKLGFSFRNILKREYPSLFGILVIFVIFDYAASFKIGFGDWKEPWAVITEPQIWAFGIGAAFYTIVRIIVKTTKWLVVEGR from the coding sequence ATGGCATTAATCGAAGAATTGGATCAGCAGGGGAATTTTCTATTTCGCTGGAGATCTTATATACCGGGATTTATTCTTCTTCTTTGTCTATACTCCTTAAGCAAATTCGAATTTTTAGAAGATTCTTACGAGACTAACCTATACTATGCAGCGGCTTGTTTCGTGGTAAGTTTACTCGGTCTAGCGGTTCGTTGTTTTGTGATCGGTTACGCTCCAGCCCGCACTTCCGGTAGAAATACCAAAGAACAAGTAGCGGATGTGGTCAACCAAGAGGGAATTTATTCTCTCGTTCGCCACCCTCTTTACTTAGGAAATTTCCTAATGTATTTAGGACCGGTCCTGTACTTCAGAGATGTACCTTTACTTATAGTTTTCTCTTTATTTTTCGGATTCTATTATGAAAGAATAATGTTCGCAGAAGAAAAATTCTTAAGAGATAAGTTCGGACAGGATTATCTTAATTGGGCAGATAAGATCCCTGCATTCATTCCTAAATTTTCAGGTTATGTAAAACCTAAACTTGGTTTTTCTTTCAGAAACATTCTAAAAAGAGAATATCCGAGCTTATTCGGAATTTTAGTGATCTTCGTTATATTCGACTATGCTGCAAGTTTCAAAATTGGATTCGGAGATTGGAAAGAGCCTTGGGCAGTGATTACTGAGCCTCAGATCTGGGCATTCGGCATAGGGGCAGCATTCTATACAATTGTTAGAATTATAGTAAAGACCACCAAGTGGCTCGTGGTAGAAGGCAGATAA
- a CDS encoding LIC_11485 family protein produces MAFNPFSILTNIRVSIDQVLGNLPPKVVKTIGNAALALAVLVGVVLAWFSFQKGLAMAGEEDQAKELDRKALFLEDIEREYNRKRKDVRWSDPSYSETGSSSLDIERYSLDKPKTEPSSPKPELEESDTIRNSKMKDGDSRVFFPTENERPAREDVAPNDKGSDSPRLEPSTKQPNRELPAEKEESRLSRPPRKEQRPRGE; encoded by the coding sequence ATGGCATTCAACCCATTCTCCATTTTAACCAATATCAGGGTATCTATAGACCAGGTTCTGGGAAATCTTCCTCCAAAAGTGGTAAAGACGATCGGTAATGCAGCGCTTGCTTTGGCAGTCCTCGTTGGAGTCGTCTTAGCTTGGTTTAGTTTCCAAAAAGGTTTGGCGATGGCGGGAGAAGAGGACCAGGCCAAAGAACTGGATCGTAAGGCATTATTTTTAGAAGATATAGAAAGAGAATATAATCGGAAAAGAAAGGACGTAAGATGGAGCGATCCTTCTTATTCAGAGACTGGGAGTTCTTCTCTAGACATTGAAAGATATTCTTTGGATAAACCGAAGACGGAACCTTCTTCCCCGAAACCTGAATTAGAAGAGTCGGACACGATCCGTAATTCTAAAATGAAAGATGGAGATTCGAGAGTTTTCTTCCCAACAGAAAACGAAAGACCTGCTCGAGAGGATGTTGCTCCGAATGATAAAGGATCTGATTCTCCTCGTTTGGAACCGAGTACAAAACAGCCTAATAGAGAGCTTCCTGCAGAAAAGGAAGAATCCAGACTCAGTCGCCCTCCAAGAAAAGAACAAAGGCCTAGGGGAGAATGA
- a CDS encoding DUF4340 domain-containing protein: protein MMDFSKYSNLLRNTHKENPQILLFFGNILLAILLLIAKDPWDWFKKTYQNSESFYKIKSEEIQTIISGRKGQESILNRNLDGWTVQLPSQLVLPGDSARIEELIQTCLHLRKFTLLSESNSVSKEEFGLGGDEPILELKDVSGNSLGKILVGAPVRKGSGTYVLDDKNQIWLVKENLKSVTGGGKLDFFLSRSLVPPFPMREKVSEIRISGLSSINFTLSKQAENWILKTSGGQIIASSEEVENYLEEIKKLSADEVLLGRSEEYSAVPKDRNFKIEIVTVTDRYVVSPIGLTKLGSYVFQREGLSYRLVLDPWNLERILQKDLADFSSRFPSP from the coding sequence ATGATGGATTTTTCAAAATATTCGAACCTTCTCCGCAACACCCACAAAGAAAATCCGCAAATCCTATTATTTTTCGGGAATATATTACTAGCCATTCTACTTTTGATCGCAAAGGATCCTTGGGATTGGTTCAAAAAGACTTATCAAAATTCAGAAAGTTTCTACAAGATCAAATCGGAAGAGATCCAGACGATTATCAGCGGAAGAAAAGGACAAGAAAGTATCCTGAACCGAAATCTGGACGGATGGACTGTTCAGTTACCTTCTCAGTTAGTACTGCCGGGAGATTCCGCAAGAATTGAAGAATTGATCCAAACTTGTTTACATTTACGTAAATTTACTTTGCTCTCCGAATCCAATTCAGTCTCTAAAGAAGAATTCGGATTAGGTGGAGATGAACCCATATTAGAACTTAAAGATGTTTCCGGAAATTCTCTAGGAAAAATTTTAGTAGGCGCTCCAGTCAGAAAAGGTTCCGGGACCTATGTTTTGGATGACAAGAACCAAATTTGGTTGGTAAAGGAAAATTTAAAATCGGTTACAGGAGGAGGAAAATTAGATTTTTTCCTGAGTAGATCCTTAGTTCCGCCCTTCCCTATGAGAGAGAAAGTTTCAGAGATACGAATCTCAGGACTTTCTTCCATAAATTTCACATTAAGTAAACAAGCTGAAAATTGGATCTTAAAAACTTCCGGTGGGCAGATTATAGCGTCTTCAGAAGAAGTAGAAAACTATTTAGAAGAGATCAAAAAACTAAGCGCAGACGAAGTTCTTTTGGGGAGGTCGGAAGAATATTCTGCAGTTCCAAAAGATCGGAATTTTAAAATAGAGATCGTTACCGTAACGGATCGTTACGTAGTTTCTCCCATTGGACTGACCAAATTAGGAAGTTATGTTTTTCAGAGAGAAGGTTTAAGTTACAGATTGGTCTTGGATCCCTGGAATCTGGAAAGGATCCTACAAAAAGATCTTGCCGACTTTTCTAGCAGGTTTCCTTCTCCCTAA
- a CDS encoding LIC_11490 family protein translates to MMLYIALALILVGILCFIYVSFQPNSKKEFSAGSYPKGNLPPVREKKISEGSLASLKRQGRSESYSQMDSAFAEERKIRPLSERQRMEAEKAEPETFEQEESGTEIWEETKRGEILEMVTEPERTQPRIPKEEEWSMEGVLFLDLSGRLPYEALQEKIRPETLKGFRRMGKGSIREIPGGFTFQARNSEFSYKLNEVEKIVFYDQGFALLPLKREYPTPIFLTKDGEKFKSYLEYTSNA, encoded by the coding sequence ATGATGCTCTATATCGCCTTAGCACTTATTTTAGTAGGAATCCTCTGCTTTATTTATGTTTCCTTCCAGCCAAATTCTAAAAAAGAGTTTAGTGCTGGCTCATATCCCAAAGGAAACCTTCCTCCTGTAAGAGAGAAAAAAATTTCTGAAGGATCTTTAGCTTCTCTGAAAAGACAAGGGCGTTCGGAATCCTATTCTCAAATGGATTCTGCATTCGCAGAAGAAAGAAAAATTCGTCCTCTTTCCGAAAGACAAAGAATGGAAGCTGAAAAGGCGGAGCCAGAGACTTTCGAGCAAGAAGAATCAGGAACTGAAATTTGGGAAGAAACAAAAAGGGGAGAAATTTTGGAAATGGTAACCGAACCTGAGCGCACCCAACCTAGAATCCCTAAAGAAGAAGAATGGTCTATGGAAGGAGTATTATTCCTAGACCTTTCCGGAAGATTACCTTACGAGGCATTACAAGAAAAGATCCGTCCAGAAACTTTAAAAGGTTTTAGAAGAATGGGAAAGGGAAGTATTAGAGAAATTCCAGGTGGATTTACTTTCCAGGCTAGAAATTCAGAATTTAGTTATAAACTGAATGAAGTGGAGAAGATCGTTTTTTACGACCAAGGTTTTGCATTACTTCCTTTAAAAAGAGAATACCCGACCCCGATCTTTTTGACCAAGGACGGGGAAAAATTCAAATCTTATCTGGAATATACTTCTAACGCTTAA
- a CDS encoding LA_2486 family SGNH/GDSL-type esterase has protein sequence MREVTYSRKIRFQFLLYSVFLFFLLEVLLRLPAFPSVRFRLEDKKLHCLQTSENLLSIPWMRLCPSQSLDLYHPEKNIRYHVSTDSKGERFISDGKSTGLSSYNANTPEVWILGDSVALGYLVSDQESLPWALQNEFIKDKKPEVVRNLGIDALGSFGIQERLAQVLENSPPPIAAYWVYHISDFTDSYRELELQNSVKKRILVRVSYLLSKYSAVFNAFKIIYEKYKPESAENLVIPSSGSVLGPDHPHKKAALSLFTFVKEKKIPLILVFLPEPNEKYEPVVNSALVKEVRQIAIDSKITVLDLQQPIFDFWKKSHQDIFLPKDGHPNPALYRFIAEELAKDIR, from the coding sequence ATGAGAGAAGTTACCTATTCTAGAAAGATCCGTTTTCAATTTTTATTATATTCTGTTTTTCTATTTTTTCTTTTAGAAGTTCTACTTAGACTTCCCGCCTTTCCTTCCGTTCGTTTCAGATTAGAAGATAAAAAACTACATTGCCTACAAACTTCGGAAAATCTGCTTTCTATTCCTTGGATGAGACTTTGCCCGAGCCAAAGTTTAGATCTTTATCATCCCGAGAAGAATATCCGATACCATGTTTCTACGGATTCAAAAGGAGAAAGGTTTATATCCGACGGTAAAAGCACTGGGTTGAGTTCCTACAATGCCAATACGCCGGAAGTTTGGATTTTAGGGGATTCTGTGGCTCTAGGATATTTGGTTTCCGACCAAGAAAGTCTTCCTTGGGCTTTACAAAATGAATTTATAAAAGATAAAAAACCTGAGGTTGTTCGAAATTTGGGAATAGATGCACTCGGGAGTTTTGGTATCCAGGAAAGATTAGCCCAAGTTTTAGAAAATTCTCCTCCTCCTATTGCCGCCTACTGGGTTTATCATATTTCCGATTTTACGGATTCTTATAGAGAACTAGAATTACAAAATTCTGTTAAGAAAAGAATACTCGTCCGAGTTTCTTATCTTCTTTCTAAGTATAGCGCTGTATTCAATGCATTCAAAATTATTTATGAGAAATACAAGCCTGAGTCTGCAGAAAACCTAGTAATTCCTTCTAGTGGTTCCGTTTTAGGACCGGATCATCCTCATAAAAAAGCAGCTCTTTCCTTGTTTACATTTGTAAAAGAAAAGAAGATTCCGCTTATTCTGGTATTTCTCCCGGAACCGAACGAAAAATATGAGCCTGTAGTGAATTCCGCCTTAGTGAAGGAAGTCCGACAGATCGCAATCGATTCTAAAATCACAGTGTTGGATCTCCAACAACCGATCTTTGATTTTTGGAAGAAGAGCCATCAGGATATTTTTCTTCCGAAAGACGGGCATCCGAATCCAGCATTGTATCGTTTTATTGCAGAAGAATTAGCGAAAGATATTCGTTAA
- a CDS encoding tetratricopeptide repeat protein, with product MKYILISLSILLFAGNLAADFPLPIPEPAEGSFSSSRTSPDEPLPPIDASSVVSEEKSEQTTGPEIVSENMTVAGEEPKVAETKQIFTEPAKERKTKLPNLTEKKDKKNGKKKEVSDPSRAAYERGLLRLRNGQKDAAKEEFGKAASTEGTASSQAKLELSKLENTKALESNAEAPAEDDSRWKTSLETARSLRAQGKNSEAESILLRTATEGEGEYKSRALLQLGDMLFRMGRYSDARGYLMDFWNRFGKTFPNAEDANSREFKRQREEKELGAYLLFKSSYKAGEGEWAKRFLKKYLDKSHSESQGVFSPLRTEMESFAKSDL from the coding sequence ATGAAATATATTCTAATTTCTTTAAGTATTCTACTTTTCGCGGGAAATCTGGCAGCGGATTTTCCTCTGCCCATCCCAGAACCGGCTGAGGGAAGTTTTTCCTCTAGCAGAACTTCTCCGGACGAACCACTTCCTCCGATTGATGCGAGTTCCGTAGTCTCGGAAGAAAAATCGGAACAAACGACTGGACCAGAAATAGTTTCTGAAAATATGACTGTTGCAGGTGAAGAGCCAAAGGTCGCAGAAACAAAACAAATTTTTACTGAACCTGCAAAAGAAAGGAAAACAAAACTTCCGAATCTTACAGAGAAAAAAGATAAAAAGAACGGCAAGAAGAAGGAAGTCAGCGATCCGAGTCGTGCTGCTTATGAAAGAGGACTTTTACGTCTTAGAAACGGACAAAAAGACGCAGCCAAAGAAGAATTCGGAAAGGCTGCTTCTACAGAAGGAACTGCAAGCTCTCAGGCAAAATTAGAATTATCTAAATTAGAAAATACAAAGGCTCTCGAGTCGAATGCGGAAGCTCCGGCAGAAGACGATTCCAGATGGAAAACTTCTCTAGAGACTGCAAGATCGCTTAGGGCTCAGGGAAAAAATTCGGAAGCAGAGTCTATTCTGCTCAGAACCGCAACAGAAGGTGAAGGAGAATATAAATCCCGGGCGTTATTACAATTAGGTGATATGCTTTTTAGGATGGGAAGATATTCGGATGCTCGTGGTTATCTTATGGATTTTTGGAATCGTTTTGGTAAAACTTTTCCGAATGCGGAAGATGCAAACTCCAGGGAATTCAAAAGACAAAGAGAAGAAAAGGAACTGGGAGCTTATTTACTCTTTAAATCCAGCTATAAGGCGGGGGAAGGGGAATGGGCTAAACGTTTTTTGAAAAAATATTTGGATAAGTCACATTCCGAATCCCAAGGAGTGTTTTCCCCCTTGAGAACGGAAATGGAATCTTTCGCGAAAAGCGATCTTTAA
- a CDS encoding ATP-binding protein: MAEIKKNDYSNQFRIQVPSHPRYVTVARNFVYNLARESGFSLYDAADLKLAVGECLLNVIKHAYLGKTNYPIFLEVTTLENRMEVRIRDFGVQKNISEIRGYDPGDYREEGIGLYLVRKLTDHFYIDQSGKGNRLILTKMK, encoded by the coding sequence TTGGCCGAGATCAAAAAAAACGACTATTCGAATCAATTTCGGATACAAGTTCCTTCCCATCCGCGTTACGTGACTGTAGCGCGGAACTTCGTTTATAACCTAGCAAGAGAATCTGGATTTTCACTTTACGATGCTGCCGATCTAAAATTGGCAGTGGGGGAATGTCTTTTGAACGTGATCAAACACGCGTATCTAGGAAAAACGAATTATCCCATTTTTCTGGAAGTTACCACTCTTGAAAATCGTATGGAAGTGCGCATCCGGGATTTCGGAGTTCAAAAAAACATTTCCGAAATCAGAGGGTATGATCCTGGAGATTATAGAGAAGAAGGGATCGGGCTCTACCTAGTTCGAAAATTGACGGACCATTTTTATATAGACCAGTCCGGAAAAGGGAATCGGTTGATTCTCACAAAAATGAAATAA
- a CDS encoding chemotaxis protein CheX, whose translation MQIRAELVNPFLEAATIVFRDILQTDLIRGKIGIKDTPETNLELAIIIGVLGTFNGEVIYGLNYDAAYKISKKLMPGMSDDDIKNEYKDILGEIANMTTGNAMNIFATAGQSIEITAPNIVDAKNETIKIPKKQALGISLFSKFGKLEVNVALT comes from the coding sequence ATGCAAATCCGCGCCGAGTTAGTAAACCCTTTCCTGGAAGCAGCTACAATCGTCTTCCGGGATATATTACAGACCGACCTGATCCGTGGAAAGATCGGGATCAAAGACACTCCGGAAACCAATCTGGAACTTGCGATCATCATTGGAGTTTTAGGAACGTTTAACGGAGAAGTGATCTACGGTTTAAACTACGACGCGGCTTATAAAATTTCCAAAAAGCTGATGCCCGGTATGAGTGACGACGATATCAAAAATGAATATAAAGATATCTTAGGTGAGATCGCAAACATGACCACAGGTAACGCGATGAATATTTTCGCAACCGCAGGTCAGTCTATTGAAATCACCGCTCCGAATATCGTGGATGCAAAAAATGAAACGATCAAGATCCCTAAAAAACAAGCTCTTGGGATCAGTCTATTTTCCAAATTCGGAAAATTAGAAGTAAACGTAGCCTTAACTTAA
- a CDS encoding DUF342 domain-containing protein has protein sequence MSDSIRNYTESLIKDLEENENGFFKVENLDGLAYLTLFPAGKKGKEVEYREILKRLDVFKISGVSEEEVKRILKSKDSEPHLIGKWPGKPEASSLDLKISEDKMAVHGILHPPKFGGKLLTRDEILSQLQSNGIVFGIIEESILKLSQAEDYGKRILVSQGESPVPGKDGDIRILFQHPGMPTLEEDEFGRVDFKNIQIIQSVKKNQKLAEKVSPSPGKPGKNVKGEVLAFEEGKIAEWKLGPNVKISEDGNLVQSLIDGRPLIDRFGTIRVDEVCLLENVDFSTGNINFPGTIIVEESIADGFTLETDGSIIVKKSVGKVFLKAKGDIVLSGGFMGRNGGMIESGSDIYAKFVEQGKMIAKNSIFIEEAAMHSELIAGESVVVRGGRGEIIGGQSVAGKMITCTKLGAIVETRTILSCGMPPELLSELEGLKNEIRKNQDILKKVDTSIQKLSDDSQRRSLSPEEKDSLPKLQAIRQKYSSILENLFAQEQSAILSFDPDKNSFVEVEREIFPGVEVNLGRNKKFSVKLKEIPGPSFLYLGGDGQIAHSKVKPKRLGLLQEESSDSESSGD, from the coding sequence ATGAGCGACTCAATCCGCAATTATACAGAATCCCTAATAAAAGATTTAGAAGAGAACGAAAACGGGTTTTTCAAAGTAGAAAATCTGGACGGTCTCGCCTATCTTACCCTCTTTCCCGCCGGAAAAAAGGGAAAGGAAGTAGAATATCGCGAAATTCTAAAACGATTGGATGTATTTAAAATTTCAGGAGTCTCGGAAGAAGAAGTAAAACGTATCTTAAAGTCCAAAGACTCAGAACCTCATCTGATCGGAAAATGGCCAGGTAAACCGGAGGCCTCTAGTCTGGACCTAAAAATTTCAGAAGATAAAATGGCAGTCCATGGGATACTGCATCCTCCAAAATTCGGCGGAAAATTATTAACTAGGGATGAGATACTTTCCCAGCTGCAGTCCAACGGAATCGTTTTCGGGATTATAGAAGAATCAATACTCAAACTTTCCCAGGCCGAAGATTACGGAAAAAGAATATTAGTTTCTCAAGGAGAATCCCCTGTCCCAGGAAAAGACGGAGATATACGTATTTTATTCCAACATCCCGGTATGCCTACCTTAGAAGAAGATGAATTCGGAAGAGTGGACTTTAAGAATATACAGATCATCCAAAGTGTGAAGAAGAACCAGAAACTTGCCGAAAAAGTTTCTCCATCACCAGGCAAACCTGGCAAAAACGTAAAAGGAGAAGTCCTAGCATTTGAAGAAGGAAAAATTGCCGAATGGAAACTAGGTCCTAACGTTAAAATTTCCGAAGATGGAAATTTAGTACAGTCTCTGATAGACGGCCGACCTCTAATCGATCGTTTCGGTACCATTCGTGTGGACGAGGTTTGTTTATTGGAGAATGTAGACTTCTCCACAGGGAACATCAATTTTCCGGGCACAATTATCGTAGAAGAATCCATCGCGGACGGTTTTACTCTGGAAACAGACGGATCCATTATAGTAAAAAAATCCGTAGGTAAAGTTTTCCTAAAAGCAAAAGGAGATATCGTTCTTTCCGGAGGATTTATGGGAAGAAACGGCGGAATGATAGAATCAGGCTCCGATATCTACGCAAAATTCGTAGAACAAGGAAAGATGATCGCTAAAAATTCGATCTTCATCGAGGAAGCAGCGATGCATTCGGAGCTGATCGCTGGAGAATCCGTCGTTGTTAGAGGAGGAAGAGGAGAAATTATAGGCGGTCAATCTGTAGCAGGAAAAATGATTACTTGCACTAAGTTAGGCGCCATCGTAGAAACCAGAACGATACTGAGCTGCGGTATGCCTCCCGAACTTCTTTCCGAATTAGAAGGTTTAAAGAACGAGATCCGTAAAAACCAAGATATATTAAAAAAAGTAGATACTAGTATCCAAAAATTAAGCGACGATTCCCAAAGAAGAAGTCTTAGTCCGGAAGAAAAAGATAGTTTACCGAAACTACAGGCGATCCGTCAAAAATACAGTTCAATTCTGGAAAACCTATTTGCTCAGGAACAGTCCGCAATCTTATCCTTCGATCCGGATAAAAATTCTTTCGTGGAAGTAGAGAGAGAAATTTTCCCGGGGGTAGAAGTAAACCTGGGCAGAAATAAAAAATTCAGCGTAAAATTAAAAGAGATCCCTGGACCTTCTTTCTTATACTTAGGAGGAGATGGACAGATCGCCCATTCTAAGGTAAAACCGAAACGACTAGGACTTTTACAGGAAGAATCTTCGGACTCCGAATCTTCTGGAGATTAA
- the xerD gene encoding site-specific tyrosine recombinase XerD: MTSSHKNLLQNFQEYLSVEKGLSDNSIYSYGYDLNKFKNFLEKEHIDFLEVQANDIVRFLNEERNRKISAKTIAREVVAIRQFYKFLKDEKKLDSNPTEKIETPEVMRSIPDYLTQEEIEELFTVIKEDNLYELRDKCIFELLYSSGLRISEACNLRLTDMDMSGMTLTVEGKGGRQRLVPFGEKSLDILNRYLKQSRPYILKNRNCDYLFVSKKGSFINRKSVWRLLNHYIKRTSIKKKVTPHTLRHSFATHLLENHADLKSVQELLGHIDISTTQIYTHMANKTLKEVHKKFHPRG; the protein is encoded by the coding sequence GTGACATCTTCTCATAAGAATCTACTCCAAAATTTTCAAGAATACCTCTCGGTTGAGAAGGGTCTGAGCGACAATTCCATTTACTCGTACGGATACGATCTGAACAAGTTTAAGAACTTCCTCGAAAAAGAACATATCGACTTCTTGGAAGTCCAGGCGAACGACATAGTTCGTTTCTTGAATGAAGAAAGGAATCGTAAAATTTCTGCAAAGACGATCGCTCGCGAAGTGGTTGCCATTCGCCAATTTTATAAATTTCTAAAAGATGAAAAGAAGCTGGATTCCAATCCGACGGAGAAGATTGAAACTCCTGAAGTGATGAGATCCATTCCTGATTATTTGACTCAGGAAGAGATAGAAGAATTATTCACTGTGATCAAAGAGGATAATCTCTACGAACTCAGAGACAAATGTATTTTTGAACTTTTGTATTCCTCCGGACTTAGAATTTCGGAAGCATGTAACCTAAGATTGACTGACATGGATATGTCAGGAATGACCCTAACTGTAGAAGGTAAGGGCGGCCGCCAAAGACTAGTTCCGTTCGGCGAAAAGTCATTGGATATTCTAAATCGTTACTTAAAACAAAGCAGACCTTATATTCTGAAAAACAGAAATTGTGATTATCTTTTCGTTTCCAAAAAAGGATCTTTCATCAACAGAAAATCGGTTTGGAGACTTCTGAACCATTATATCAAAAGAACCAGTATCAAGAAAAAAGTGACTCCTCACACTCTGAGACACTCTTTCGCGACACATCTTTTGGAAAACCATGCAGATTTGAAATCGGTTCAGGAACTTTTGGGACATATCGATATTTCAACCACTCAGATCTATACTCATATGGCAAATAAGACTCTAAAGGAAGTTCATAAGAAATTCCATCCTAGAGGATAA
- a CDS encoding tetratricopeptide repeat protein: MEMRQKFRYAIILLMSQIALNCDSSGELASKAREKEAQGNTAEALYYYDLALRENPENFTANKNLGILLAESGEAPGSAALYLEKALKKDPKNPEILLYLLEIYLLAGSRDETETVLKGFSESWDKDRESLARFLSSCILDSKKNVSERKRFVENRIPESNPASKRLFVVCEKKLYEETSGK; the protein is encoded by the coding sequence GTGGAAATGAGACAGAAGTTCCGATACGCCATAATTTTGCTTATGTCCCAAATTGCTTTGAATTGCGATTCCTCGGGTGAGTTAGCAAGTAAAGCTAGAGAAAAAGAAGCACAAGGTAACACTGCAGAGGCTTTATATTATTACGATTTAGCTCTTCGAGAAAATCCTGAAAATTTTACTGCAAATAAAAATTTAGGAATTCTTTTAGCGGAAAGCGGAGAAGCACCCGGATCGGCCGCTTTATATTTAGAAAAAGCTCTCAAAAAAGATCCTAAAAACCCTGAAATCCTTTTGTATCTTTTGGAAATTTATTTATTAGCTGGGTCCAGAGACGAGACCGAAACCGTTTTGAAAGGATTTTCCGAAAGTTGGGATAAGGACAGAGAGAGTTTGGCCAGATTCCTAAGCTCTTGTATCTTAGATTCTAAGAAGAATGTTTCCGAAAGAAAACGTTTTGTCGAAAATCGGATCCCAGAGTCCAATCCTGCATCCAAAAGATTATTTGTAGTTTGTGAGAAAAAACTTTATGAGGAAACTTCAGGTAAATGA